CAGCAATATTACCGAATCCTCAAGTTTTGGAAAACTTATTCCGGAGGTCGGGGCAAACATTGCAATGGCATTACCGGATGCCGGGCAGACCTCCGATATTGCAGCGGTAACAGGAAGAATAGTCAGACTGAAAAGTGAGCCTGAAGTCGTCGGAGATATTGAATTCGGAGCAAGCAGCCATGTGGCCCGCATAATACTGGCAGCCATGAAATATGATTCACTTATAAGAGCCGCTGTGAACGTGAAGTATTCGGAAGATATCGTAAAAATTTGCAGGAAAATGGACCTTGGAGTATCATCCTTTGACAGGGCCGATGAGCCTGAAAAGACCCATACTATGGACTGGGGCACATGCGATGCGATTGAGCGATATGGATCCGTGCCGGACATAGTATATGATAAAGGCGGACCCGGCAAAGAGCCAATGATAAGGATCCTCGGAAAGGACGCGGAAGAAGTCGCCGGGATTGCCCTTGAAATATCCGAACGATATGCTGCCGGAATCTAAGTAGAATATCCCGGATGCCGGAAAAATTACTGATTCAAATTATCTGTTGCACTAAAGAGTGAAGAAAAATGGAAAATAAGACATTCAAAGATCTCAGGATTTCAAAAGAGACACTAAGCAGTATAAGAGAAATGGGTTATCTGGAACCGACAGAAGTCCAGAGCAAGGTCATTCCGCAAATACTGGAAGGCAGAGATGTAATAGGCCAGGCAAAGACCGGCACCGGCAAGACGGCTGCCTTTGGAATACCACTCGCAGAGATGATCGACCAGGATAAGAGGGTCACACAGGCAATGGTGCTCTGCCCCACAAGAGAGCTGGCAAACCAGGTGGCAGACGAACTTGCATCGATTTCAAAGCACAGAAAAGGACTGAAAATCGCAGCCGTCTACGGAGGGCGTTCCATGGGTCAGCAGACACAGGACCTGGAAAACGGTGCTCAGATAGTTGTGGGCACCCCCGGAAGGATCATAGACCATATCGAACGCCAGAGTATCAACCTGGACGGCATCAAAACAATGATCCTTGATGAGGCCGATGAGATGCTCAAGATGGGGTTCCGGGAATCCATAGAGGAAATACTTGAGCTCACACCGCAAAGAAGACAGACACTGCTCTTTTCAGCAACAATGCCAAAGCCCATACTTCGTATAACCGATAAATACATGCAGAGCCCGGAACACGTGAAGATTACAGGGAAGGAGATGACAGTGCCTGAAGTGAAACAGTATTATTTTGAGATGAAGGAGCACATGAAACTTGAAGCCCTGCATCGCCTGATAGAA
The window above is part of the Methanolobus zinderi genome. Proteins encoded here:
- a CDS encoding DEAD/DEAH box helicase; the encoded protein is MENKTFKDLRISKETLSSIREMGYLEPTEVQSKVIPQILEGRDVIGQAKTGTGKTAAFGIPLAEMIDQDKRVTQAMVLCPTRELANQVADELASISKHRKGLKIAAVYGGRSMGQQTQDLENGAQIVVGTPGRIIDHIERQSINLDGIKTMILDEADEMLKMGFRESIEEILELTPQRRQTLLFSATMPKPILRITDKYMQSPEHVKITGKEMTVPEVKQYYFEMKEHMKLEALHRLIEIENLQLALVFCNTIKQVDKLYIKLKSRGHSVGTLHGDKKQKKRENTVDDLRNENINIIIATDLAARGLDIDNIEAVVNYDLPQEIETYVHRIGRTARAGRPGTAYSFVTKDEIGKLTAIQRHTKTKILPRDIPSKKDVRNVKEEQIADTIRVSIRSGNLERYDEWVEELAQEGHNYRDIAAALAKLLIREGK